One window of Polynucleobacter sp. HIN5 genomic DNA carries:
- a CDS encoding copper-binding protein, with product MKKIITVMMCLASFAVGATEWTKGEIRRVDAENKKVTIKHEEIKSLDMAPMSMVFNVETTEVLKGVNPGDQVEFVAEQKGTKLFAKQFRKVQ from the coding sequence ATGAAAAAAATAATAACCGTAATGATGTGTTTGGCTAGTTTTGCCGTCGGAGCTACCGAGTGGACTAAGGGCGAAATTCGTCGTGTTGATGCTGAAAATAAGAAAGTCACCATCAAGCATGAGGAAATTAAGAGCCTTGATATGGCGCCGATGTCCATGGTTTTTAATGTTGAGACTACAGAAGTTTTAAAGGGAGTTAACCCTGGGGATCAAGTTGAATTTGTAGCGGAGCAAAAGGGAACAAAATTATTCGCAAAGCAGTTTAGAAAAGTTCAGTAG
- a CDS encoding DUF411 domain-containing protein, which translates to MNTVRLVNQQRRLISFGLALLPTLSFAVTEKPVITMWKSPTCGCCKDWADHVEKNGFAVKTYTDGNDEIRKKLGMPIQFGSCHTALIDGYAIEGHVPAKEIKRLLVEKPKAIGLTVPAMPVGSPGMDGPEYKGRKDPYDVLLIGLNGKPSVYQSYR; encoded by the coding sequence ATGAATACTGTTAGATTGGTAAATCAACAAAGAAGGCTTATTTCGTTTGGCCTAGCTTTATTGCCGACATTGAGTTTTGCTGTGACTGAAAAGCCAGTTATTACGATGTGGAAGAGCCCTACCTGTGGTTGTTGTAAAGACTGGGCTGACCATGTAGAAAAGAATGGCTTTGCTGTTAAGACTTATACAGATGGAAATGATGAAATTCGTAAGAAGTTAGGTATGCCTATTCAGTTTGGGTCTTGTCACACAGCCTTAATTGATGGTTATGCCATTGAAGGCCATGTTCCTGCTAAAGAAATCAAGCGACTGCTAGTTGAAAAACCCAAAGCAATTGGATTAACAGTTCCTGCTATGCCAGTTGGCTCCCCTGGTATGGATGGGCCTGAGTACAAGGGCAGAAAAGACCCCTACGATGTTTTGTTAATTGGATTAAATGGTAAGCCCAGCGTTTATCAATCCTACAGATAA
- a CDS encoding heavy-metal-associated domain-containing protein: MSEINLDVSGMTCGSCVKHVTNTLKPLEGVQDVSVDLATGKVKVTRATDKADDLIAALIEDGYPAQLDTGGTTQAKQGGGCGGGCKCS; encoded by the coding sequence ATGAGCGAAATCAATTTAGATGTAAGTGGTATGACTTGTGGCTCTTGCGTTAAACATGTCACTAACACACTTAAACCATTGGAGGGTGTACAGGATGTATCTGTGGACTTAGCTACTGGAAAAGTTAAGGTGACAAGGGCTACTGATAAGGCGGATGACTTAATTGCGGCCTTAATAGAGGACGGTTACCCAGCTCAACTGGATACTGGTGGCACTACTCAGGCCAAGCAAGGTGGCGGCTGTGGTGGTGGGTGTAAGTGTTCATGA
- the cadR gene encoding Cd(II)/Pb(II)-responsive transcriptional regulator, with the protein MKIGELAKVTDTQVETIRFYEQEGLLPKPARTEGNFRIYGQQHLQRLTFIRHCRSLDMALNEIRQLLRFKDLPNENCGSVNNFLDSHIETVTNRIKDLQQLEKQLRELRELCHANQDSAHCGILNELSQPVKSL; encoded by the coding sequence ATGAAAATCGGTGAATTAGCCAAAGTTACAGATACTCAAGTAGAAACCATTCGTTTTTATGAACAGGAGGGTTTATTGCCTAAACCCGCTAGAACTGAAGGCAATTTTCGGATTTATGGCCAACAGCACTTACAGCGCCTCACGTTTATTCGACATTGCCGCTCATTGGACATGGCTTTAAATGAAATTAGGCAACTACTTCGTTTTAAGGACTTGCCCAATGAAAACTGCGGCTCTGTTAATAATTTTCTTGATTCCCATATAGAAACCGTAACCAACCGCATAAAAGATTTACAACAACTTGAAAAACAATTAAGAGAGCTAAGGGAGCTGTGCCACGCTAATCAAGACTCGGCTCATTGCGGAATTCTGAACGAATTGTCGCAACCTGTGAAATCACTATGA